The Pseudomonas sp. TH06 genome has a window encoding:
- a CDS encoding ABC transporter ATP-binding protein: MPDRADDTPAVKRVDRLSWAEVRRLALHHKKSLWIANGVAVLATLCSVPIPLLLPLLVDEVLLGHGDAALKIMNHVLPTMWQQAAGYIGLMLVVTLTLRCSALCFGVLQSRLFARLAKDIVYRIRVRLIERLKRISLGEYESLGSGTVTTHLVTDLDTLDKFVGETLSRFLVAMLTLVGTASILMWMHWKLALLILLFNPLVIYATVQLGKRVKHLKKLENDSTARFTQALSETLDSIQEVRAGNRQGYFLGRLGLRAQEVRNYAVNSQWKTDASNRASGLLFQFGIDIFRAAAMLTVLFSDLSIGQMLAVFSYLWFMIGPVEQLLNLQYAYYAAGGALARINELLARADEPQYPGGVDPFKGRDTVGIQVQGLSFGYGDELVLNQLDLSIAPGEKVAIVGASGGGKSTLVQLLLGLYTPLAGTIRFGGSTQQEIGLETVRENVAVVLQHPALFNDTVRANLTMGRTRSDEACWQALAIAQLEPAIRALPDGLDSIVGRSGVRLSGGQRQRLAIARMILAEPKVVILDEATSALDAATEYNLHQAMARFLNGRTTLIIAHRLSAVKQADRVLVFDGGQVAEDGDHQQLIADGGLYAKLYGHLQQIQRP; encoded by the coding sequence GTGCCTGACCGGGCCGATGACACGCCAGCCGTAAAGCGTGTCGACCGGCTGAGCTGGGCAGAAGTCCGGCGCCTGGCACTCCATCACAAAAAATCCCTGTGGATCGCCAACGGTGTGGCCGTGCTGGCGACGCTGTGCAGTGTGCCGATTCCGCTGCTGCTGCCGTTGCTGGTCGATGAAGTGTTGCTCGGCCACGGCGATGCCGCGTTGAAAATCATGAACCATGTGCTGCCGACAATGTGGCAGCAGGCGGCGGGCTATATCGGCCTGATGCTGGTGGTCACCCTGACCCTGCGTTGCAGCGCATTGTGCTTTGGCGTGTTGCAGTCGCGGCTGTTCGCACGGCTGGCCAAGGACATCGTCTATCGCATCCGCGTGCGCCTGATCGAACGCCTGAAGCGCATTTCCCTCGGCGAATACGAAAGCCTGGGCAGTGGCACGGTGACCACGCATCTGGTCACGGACCTGGACACCCTCGACAAGTTTGTCGGTGAAACCCTCAGCCGTTTTCTGGTGGCGATGCTGACGCTGGTCGGCACCGCGAGCATCCTGATGTGGATGCACTGGAAACTGGCGCTGCTGATTCTGCTGTTCAATCCGCTGGTGATCTACGCCACGGTGCAGTTGGGCAAACGGGTCAAACACCTGAAAAAACTCGAGAACGACAGCACGGCGCGTTTCACCCAGGCGCTGAGCGAAACCCTCGATTCGATCCAGGAAGTGCGCGCGGGCAACCGTCAGGGTTACTTCCTTGGCCGGCTCGGCTTGCGAGCGCAGGAAGTGCGTAACTACGCGGTCAACTCGCAGTGGAAAACCGACGCTTCCAACCGCGCCAGTGGCCTGCTGTTCCAGTTCGGTATCGATATATTCCGTGCGGCGGCTATGCTCACCGTGCTGTTTTCCGACCTGTCGATCGGCCAGATGCTCGCGGTATTCAGTTACCTGTGGTTCATGATCGGCCCGGTGGAACAGCTGCTGAATCTGCAATACGCCTACTACGCGGCCGGCGGCGCGTTGGCACGGATCAACGAGTTGCTGGCACGTGCCGATGAGCCGCAGTACCCGGGCGGTGTCGATCCGTTCAAGGGCCGCGACACCGTGGGCATTCAGGTGCAGGGCCTGAGCTTCGGTTACGGCGATGAGCTGGTGCTGAATCAGCTGGACCTGTCCATCGCTCCCGGTGAGAAGGTGGCGATTGTCGGCGCCAGCGGCGGTGGCAAAAGCACCTTGGTGCAATTGCTGCTGGGGTTGTACACGCCGCTGGCGGGGACTATCCGTTTCGGTGGTTCGACCCAGCAGGAAATCGGCCTGGAGACGGTTCGCGAAAACGTCGCCGTGGTGTTGCAGCACCCGGCGCTGTTCAATGACACCGTGCGTGCCAACCTGACCATGGGCCGCACCCGCAGTGATGAGGCCTGTTGGCAGGCACTCGCAATCGCCCAGCTCGAACCTGCCATCCGCGCTTTACCCGACGGCCTCGACAGCATCGTCGGGCGTTCCGGCGTGCGTTTGTCTGGCGGTCAGCGCCAGCGTCTGGCGATTGCGCGGATGATCCTCGCCGAGCCGAAAGTGGTGATCCTCGACGAAGCCACCTCGGCCCTCGACGCCGCCACCGAATACAACTTGCATCAAGCCATGGCGCGCTTTCTCAATGGCCGTACCACGCTGATCATTGCCCACCGCTTGTCCGCGGTGAAGCAGGCTGACCGGGTGTTGGTTTTCGATGGCGGGCAGGTTGCCGAAGATGGCGATCATCAGCAATTGATTGCCGATGGCGGGCTGTACGCGAAGCTCTATGGCCACCTGCAACAAATCCAGCGCCCTTGA
- a CDS encoding EAL domain-containing protein, with protein MKQKRTLGTPRLLGIVWPFIAVVLFQALLGGVSLYVLSAVRGYVAGESLWSKGQKDAIYYLNLYADSRDEAIFLKYQNAIAVPQGGHQLRLALDRQPPDLAAAREGILKGGNHPDDVSSLIWLYLNFRHFSYLETAIDRWTVGDAYLVELDDVAREMHRSISQNTASSADIQGWKERIFAVNDGVTPAAKAFSDALGEGSRMILRLLLLTNLATALGLIVLALWRTHKLLKQRHAFAEALQLEKDRAHVTLQSIGDGVITTDVTGAIDYMNPAAEAMTHWKAEQAAGLPLAALFNLLDDNAQTEGLTLIEHILSGQLSGGSEHSKLIQRLDGSTVSVTLVGAPIRNSSKVIGTVLVLHDMTQERQYIANLSWQATHDALTGLANRREFEYRLEQALHNLTRQSGRHALMFLDLDQFKLVNDTCGHAAGDELLRHICTLLQSGLREGDTLARLGGDEFGILLENCAPEAAEKIAESLRQTVQNLHFVWKGRPFLTTVSIGLVHVAQTPTTLEASLRAADMACYMAKEKGRNRVQVYHADDSELSLRFGEMAWVQRLHMALEENRFCLYAQEISPLKPSDGKGGHIEILLRLHDEAGRMILPDSFIPAAERYGLMSQLDRWVVQNVFKVIAQCIAQEHQGPLAMCAINLSGITIGDDAFLHFLREQFVIHSIPPEMICFEITETSAISNLGSAIRFINELKGLGCYFSLDDFCAGMSSFAYLKHLPVDFLKIDGSFVKDMLDDPINRAMVEVINHIGHVMGKQTIAEFVETTQIEQALLEIGVDYAQGYVIERPQLFTCDSLLSRPARPQPLLFKAPGTFR; from the coding sequence ATGAAGCAAAAGCGGACTCTCGGAACGCCACGGTTGTTGGGCATCGTCTGGCCATTTATTGCCGTCGTGTTATTTCAGGCCTTGTTGGGAGGTGTGAGCCTTTACGTGCTGTCGGCCGTTCGCGGGTATGTAGCGGGAGAGAGCCTCTGGTCCAAGGGCCAGAAAGACGCCATCTACTATCTCAACCTGTACGCCGACAGTCGTGACGAGGCGATTTTCCTCAAATACCAGAATGCGATTGCCGTGCCTCAGGGCGGCCATCAGTTGCGCCTGGCGCTGGATCGCCAGCCGCCGGATCTGGCTGCTGCGCGCGAAGGCATTCTCAAGGGCGGCAACCACCCGGATGACGTCTCCAGCCTGATCTGGCTGTACCTCAACTTCCGGCATTTCAGCTATCTGGAAACCGCCATCGACCGCTGGACCGTGGGTGACGCCTATCTGGTCGAGCTCGATGACGTGGCGCGCGAAATGCACCGCAGCATCTCGCAGAACACCGCCAGCAGCGCCGACATTCAGGGCTGGAAGGAGCGGATCTTTGCCGTCAACGACGGCGTGACCCCAGCGGCGAAAGCCTTCAGCGACGCCTTGGGCGAAGGTTCGCGGATGATCCTGCGGCTCCTGCTGCTCACCAACCTGGCCACGGCGCTGGGGTTGATCGTGCTGGCCTTGTGGCGCACGCACAAACTGCTCAAGCAGCGTCATGCCTTCGCCGAAGCGCTACAGCTGGAGAAAGACCGGGCGCATGTCACGTTGCAATCGATTGGCGATGGCGTGATCACCACCGACGTGACCGGCGCCATCGATTACATGAACCCCGCCGCCGAAGCCATGACGCACTGGAAGGCCGAGCAGGCTGCGGGGCTACCGCTGGCGGCGCTGTTCAACCTGCTCGACGACAACGCCCAGACCGAAGGTCTGACCCTGATCGAGCACATTCTCAGTGGCCAGCTCAGTGGTGGCAGCGAGCACTCCAAGCTGATCCAGCGCCTGGACGGCAGCACGGTGTCGGTGACGCTGGTCGGCGCGCCGATCCGCAATAGCAGCAAAGTCATTGGTACGGTACTGGTGCTGCATGACATGACCCAGGAGCGGCAATACATCGCCAATCTGTCGTGGCAGGCCACCCATGATGCGCTGACCGGGCTGGCCAACCGCCGCGAGTTTGAATATCGCCTCGAACAGGCATTGCACAACCTCACGCGGCAGTCCGGGCGGCATGCGCTGATGTTCCTCGACCTGGATCAATTCAAACTGGTCAACGACACCTGCGGTCATGCCGCCGGCGATGAACTGTTGCGGCACATCTGCACGTTGCTGCAATCGGGCCTGCGCGAGGGTGACACGCTGGCGCGACTCGGTGGTGACGAGTTCGGCATTCTGCTGGAGAACTGCGCGCCGGAGGCTGCGGAGAAGATCGCCGAGTCGCTGCGTCAGACCGTGCAGAACCTGCATTTTGTCTGGAAAGGGCGGCCCTTCCTGACCACAGTGAGTATTGGCCTGGTGCATGTCGCGCAAACGCCGACAACCCTCGAAGCCTCGTTGCGCGCTGCCGATATGGCCTGCTACATGGCCAAGGAGAAGGGGCGCAACCGCGTGCAGGTCTACCATGCCGACGATTCCGAGTTGTCGCTGCGCTTCGGCGAAATGGCCTGGGTGCAACGGTTGCACATGGCGCTGGAAGAAAACCGCTTCTGCCTCTACGCCCAGGAAATCTCGCCGCTGAAACCCAGCGACGGCAAGGGTGGACACATCGAGATCCTGCTGCGACTGCATGATGAAGCCGGTCGGATGATTCTGCCGGACAGTTTCATTCCCGCCGCCGAGCGTTATGGCTTGATGAGTCAGTTGGATCGTTGGGTAGTGCAAAACGTATTCAAGGTTATTGCTCAATGTATTGCACAAGAACATCAAGGCCCATTAGCAATGTGTGCGATTAATCTGTCAGGCATTACTATCGGAGATGACGCGTTTTTGCACTTCCTGCGGGAACAGTTTGTTATTCATTCGATTCCGCCTGAAATGATTTGTTTTGAAATTACTGAAACCAGTGCAATTTCAAACTTGGGCAGTGCAATCAGATTTATTAATGAACTCAAAGGCTTGGGTTGTTACTTCTCACTGGATGACTTTTGTGCCGGAATGTCTTCGTTCGCTTATCTGAAACATTTGCCTGTAGACTTCCTGAAGATCGACGGGAGTTTCGTAAAGGATATGCTGGACGACCCGATTAACCGCGCAATGGTCGAAGTGATCAATCACATCGGCCATGTCATGGGTAAGCAGACAATTGCCGAGTTTGTTGAAACAACCCAGATCGAGCAGGCATTGCTTGAGATTGGTGTGGATTACGCTCAGGGTTATGTTATTGAACGCCCGCAATTGTTTACCTGCGACAGTTTGCTAAGTCGGCCCGCCAGACCGCAGCCGCTGTTATTCAAAGCGCCTGGCACGTTCCGTTGA
- a CDS encoding iron-containing redox enzyme family protein has translation MIDTFNRTGPLMEAASYPGWAQQLIEDCSESKRRVVEHELYLRMRDNKLSAKTMRQYLIGGWPVVEQFALYMAQNLTKTRFARHPGEDMARRWLMRNIRVELNHADYWVHWSRAHGVSLEDLQAQHVPPELHALSHWCWHTSSADSLIVAIVATNYAIEGATGEWSALVCSNGVYAAAFPEEDRKRAMKWLKMHAQYDDAHPWEALEIICTLAGMNPSKALQVELRQAVCKSYDYMYLFLERCMQLETSERLLVSRERRAVVES, from the coding sequence GTGATCGACACATTCAACCGAACCGGACCACTCATGGAAGCTGCAAGTTATCCCGGCTGGGCACAACAGCTCATTGAGGATTGCAGCGAGAGCAAGCGCCGGGTTGTCGAACATGAGTTGTATCTGCGCATGCGCGATAACAAGCTCAGTGCCAAAACCATGCGCCAGTACCTGATCGGGGGCTGGCCGGTGGTTGAGCAGTTTGCCTTGTACATGGCGCAGAATCTCACCAAAACCAGATTTGCCCGTCACCCGGGCGAAGACATGGCGCGGCGCTGGCTGATGCGCAACATCCGCGTTGAACTCAATCACGCCGATTACTGGGTGCACTGGAGTCGCGCGCACGGCGTCAGTCTGGAGGATCTTCAGGCCCAGCACGTGCCGCCGGAACTGCATGCCCTGAGTCATTGGTGCTGGCACACCAGTTCTGCCGATTCGCTGATCGTGGCCATCGTCGCGACCAACTACGCTATCGAAGGCGCGACCGGGGAGTGGTCGGCGCTGGTCTGTTCCAACGGGGTGTACGCCGCCGCGTTCCCCGAAGAAGACCGAAAGCGCGCGATGAAGTGGTTGAAGATGCACGCCCAATATGACGATGCTCATCCTTGGGAGGCGCTGGAAATCATCTGCACCCTGGCGGGCATGAACCCGAGCAAGGCTTTGCAGGTTGAGCTGCGTCAGGCCGTGTGCAAGAGCTATGACTATATGTATCTGTTCCTGGAGCGCTGCATGCAGCTCGAAACGTCTGAACGCTTGCTGGTAAGCCGTGAGCGCCGGGCGGTAGTCGAGAGCTGA
- a CDS encoding GGDEF domain-containing protein: MKSPSQTNAIDFDSAKLQRLGFGQLPPLLERPTSLAQLRQQMSLQLQTSLEPQRILGLFFREVQRLVPLDALSYVHQGSDLRLEFGARGHHSVSYSLSHEGEHMGELVFRRNQRFNEQDQGNLESLLSSLLFPMRNALLYRAATQSALRDPLTGAGNRIAMEQTLQREIEMSRRHLQPLSVLMLDIDHFKRVNDSHGHSAGDTVLKAVAASIKGQLRNVDMVFRYGGEEFLILLSNTSREAAAMVGERLRYAAQAAEYYADGQLIELTVSLGCSTLLPGESAESLLRRADSALYVAKREGRNRLAMAG, translated from the coding sequence ATGAAATCACCCTCCCAGACCAATGCAATTGACTTTGACAGTGCCAAATTGCAACGCCTGGGCTTTGGTCAACTCCCTCCGCTTCTGGAGCGTCCGACCAGCCTGGCGCAACTGCGCCAGCAAATGAGCCTGCAACTGCAAACCAGTCTTGAGCCGCAACGGATCCTCGGTCTGTTTTTTCGCGAAGTGCAACGTCTTGTGCCGCTGGATGCCTTGAGCTACGTGCATCAGGGCAGTGACCTGCGCCTGGAGTTTGGCGCTCGAGGTCATCACTCGGTCAGCTACAGCCTGAGCCACGAAGGCGAGCACATGGGCGAACTGGTGTTCCGCCGCAATCAGCGCTTCAACGAACAGGATCAGGGCAATCTCGAATCGCTGCTGTCGTCGTTGCTGTTTCCGATGCGCAATGCCCTGCTCTACCGCGCCGCAACGCAAAGCGCGCTGCGTGATCCATTGACGGGCGCCGGCAACCGCATCGCCATGGAGCAGACACTGCAACGCGAGATCGAAATGTCACGTCGGCATCTGCAACCGTTATCGGTGTTGATGCTCGATATCGATCACTTCAAACGCGTCAATGACAGTCATGGACACAGCGCTGGCGACACCGTGCTCAAAGCCGTGGCTGCCTCGATCAAGGGCCAGCTGCGCAACGTCGACATGGTGTTTCGCTATGGCGGGGAAGAGTTTCTGATCCTGCTGTCCAACACCAGCCGGGAAGCGGCGGCGATGGTTGGCGAGCGTCTGCGCTATGCGGCACAGGCTGCGGAGTATTACGCGGATGGGCAGTTGATCGAGCTGACGGTCAGTCTGGGTTGCTCAACCCTGCTCCCGGGCGAATCGGCAGAAAGCCTGTTGCGCCGCGCGGACAGTGCGCTGTACGTGGCCAAACGCGAAGGGCGTAATCGCTTGGCGATGGCGGGCTGA
- a CDS encoding YciK family oxidoreductase has product MFDYSARPELLKDRVILVTGAGRGIGAAAAKTYAAHGATVLLLGKTEANLTQVYDEIEAAGHPQPAVIPFNLETALPHQYDELAAMIEAEFGHLDGLLHNASIIGPRTPIEQLSGENFMRVMQVNVNAMFMLTSTLLPLLKLSQDASVVFTSSSVGRKGRAYWGAYGVSKFATEGLMQTLADEVDGVAPVRANSINPGGTRTSMRAQAYPGENPLNNPAPEEIMPVYLYLMGPDSTGINGQAFNAQ; this is encoded by the coding sequence ATGTTCGATTACTCCGCTCGTCCCGAATTGCTCAAGGATCGGGTCATTCTGGTCACCGGTGCCGGTCGCGGCATTGGCGCGGCTGCCGCCAAGACCTATGCCGCACATGGCGCTACGGTGCTGCTGCTGGGCAAGACTGAAGCCAACCTGACGCAGGTCTATGACGAGATCGAAGCGGCGGGCCATCCGCAACCGGCGGTGATTCCGTTCAACCTCGAAACCGCCCTGCCCCATCAATACGATGAGTTGGCAGCGATGATCGAGGCTGAATTCGGTCATCTTGATGGCCTGCTGCACAACGCCTCGATCATTGGCCCACGCACGCCGATCGAGCAATTGTCCGGCGAAAACTTCATGCGCGTCATGCAGGTCAACGTCAACGCCATGTTCATGCTCACCAGCACTCTGCTGCCGCTGCTCAAGCTGTCGCAGGATGCTTCGGTGGTGTTCACCTCCAGCAGCGTCGGGCGCAAGGGTCGTGCGTATTGGGGCGCTTACGGCGTGTCGAAGTTCGCCACCGAAGGCCTGATGCAAACCCTCGCCGACGAAGTTGACGGCGTGGCGCCAGTGCGCGCCAACAGCATCAACCCGGGCGGCACTCGCACCAGCATGCGCGCGCAGGCTTACCCGGGGGAAAACCCGCTGAACAATCCGGCTCCGGAGGAAATCATGCCGGTCTACCTGTACCTGATGGGTCCGGACAGTACCGGCATCAACGGCCAGGCATTCAACGCGCAGTAA
- the mupP gene encoding N-acetylmuramic acid 6-phosphate phosphatase MupP, with protein sequence MAIRAVLFDMDGTLLDTAPDFIAICQAMRADRGLPPMNDKHIRDEISGGAKAMVAVTFSMDPESPGFEELRLEFLERYLAGCAVHSKLFDGMGELLADIEKANLVWGVVTNKPLRFAEPIMQQLGLAERSALLICPDHVKNSKPDPEPLILACKMLDLDPSTVLFVGDDLRDIESGRDAGTKTCAVTFGYIHPDDNPRHWGADVVVDHPSELRKVLDSALCSC encoded by the coding sequence ATGGCCATCAGAGCAGTCCTTTTCGACATGGACGGCACTCTGCTCGACACCGCGCCGGACTTCATCGCCATTTGCCAGGCGATGCGCGCGGATCGTGGTTTGCCGCCAATGAACGACAAGCACATCCGCGACGAAATTTCCGGCGGCGCCAAAGCCATGGTCGCGGTGACGTTTTCGATGGATCCGGAGTCGCCGGGCTTCGAGGAACTGCGCCTGGAGTTTCTCGAGCGCTATCTGGCTGGCTGCGCAGTGCACAGCAAGCTGTTCGACGGCATGGGTGAACTGCTCGCCGACATCGAGAAGGCCAACCTGGTCTGGGGCGTGGTCACCAACAAGCCGCTGCGCTTTGCCGAGCCGATCATGCAGCAACTGGGGCTGGCCGAGCGCTCGGCGCTGTTGATCTGCCCGGATCACGTGAAGAACAGCAAGCCGGATCCGGAGCCGTTGATCCTTGCGTGCAAGATGCTTGATCTGGATCCATCGACGGTGCTGTTTGTAGGCGATGATCTGCGCGATATCGAGTCGGGCCGCGATGCCGGGACCAAGACCTGCGCAGTGACGTTTGGCTACATTCATCCGGACGACAACCCGCGGCACTGGGGCGCGGACGTGGTGGTGGATCATCCGTCGGAGTTGCGCAAGGTACTCGACAGCGCGCTTTGCAGCTGCTGA
- the ubiG gene encoding bifunctional 2-polyprenyl-6-hydroxyphenol methylase/3-demethylubiquinol 3-O-methyltransferase UbiG produces the protein MSNVDHAEIAKFEALAHRWWDRESEFKPLHDINPLRVNWIDERVNLAGKKVLDVGCGGGILSEAMAQRGATVMGIDMGEAPLAVAQLHQLESGVSVEYRQITAEALAEEMPEQFDVVTCLEMLEHVPDPSSVIRACFRMVKPGGQVFFSTINRNPKAYLFAIVGAEYIMKLLPRGTHDFKKFIRPSELGAWSRMAGLTVKDIIGLTYNPLTKHYKLANDVDVNYMIQTLREE, from the coding sequence ATGAGCAACGTCGACCACGCCGAAATCGCCAAATTCGAAGCCCTGGCCCATCGCTGGTGGGACCGTGAAAGTGAGTTCAAACCGCTGCACGACATCAACCCGCTGCGCGTCAACTGGATTGACGAGCGGGTCAATCTGGCCGGCAAGAAAGTCCTCGACGTCGGCTGCGGTGGCGGCATCCTCAGCGAAGCCATGGCTCAGCGCGGCGCCACCGTGATGGGCATCGACATGGGCGAAGCGCCGCTGGCGGTTGCGCAACTGCATCAGCTGGAATCCGGTGTCAGTGTCGAATACCGGCAGATCACTGCCGAAGCCCTGGCCGAAGAAATGCCCGAGCAGTTCGACGTGGTTACTTGCCTGGAAATGCTTGAACACGTGCCTGATCCATCGTCGGTCATCCGTGCCTGCTTCCGCATGGTCAAGCCGGGCGGCCAGGTGTTCTTCTCGACCATCAACCGCAACCCGAAGGCCTACCTGTTCGCCATCGTCGGCGCCGAATACATCATGAAGCTGTTGCCGCGCGGCACTCACGACTTCAAGAAATTCATCCGTCCGTCCGAGCTGGGCGCGTGGAGCCGCATGGCCGGCCTGACCGTCAAGGACATCATCGGTCTGACCTACAACCCGTTGACCAAGCACTACAAACTGGCCAACGACGTTGACGTCAATTACATGATCCAGACCCTGCGCGAGGAGTAA
- a CDS encoding TRZ/ATZ family hydrolase: MPKPAIALDLLLLPTWLVPVEPAGVVLKEHGLGIRDGRIVFIGPRAEALKCNATEIRELPDVLLSPGLINAHGHAAMTLFRGLADDLPLMTWLENHIWPAEAKWVDEDFVRDGTDLAIAEQIKGGITCFSDMYFFPKVASERVHNSGIRAQIAIPILDFPIPGASSADEAIRQGVELFGDLKHHERIKITFGPHAPYTVGDENLEKIRVIAEELDASIHMHVHETAFEVQQAVEQRGERPLARLGRLGLLGPRFQAVHMTQISDDDLALLVESNTSVIHCPESNLKLASGFCPVERLWQAGVNVAVGTDGAASNNDLDLLGETRTAALLAKAVAGSATALDAHRALRMATLNGARALGIESQVGSLEIGKAADIVAFDLSGLAQQPVYDPVSQLIYATGRDCVKHLWVAGKQLLDDRRLTRMDEQQLGATARTWGQRISGHTES; encoded by the coding sequence ATGCCGAAACCTGCCATTGCGCTCGACTTATTATTGCTGCCGACCTGGCTGGTACCCGTCGAACCTGCAGGCGTTGTGCTCAAGGAGCACGGCCTGGGCATCCGCGACGGTCGCATCGTGTTTATCGGCCCACGCGCCGAAGCGTTGAAGTGTAACGCCACGGAAATCCGCGAATTGCCGGACGTTTTGCTCAGCCCGGGCCTGATCAACGCGCATGGCCATGCAGCGATGACCCTGTTCCGCGGCCTGGCCGATGATCTGCCGCTGATGACCTGGCTGGAAAACCACATCTGGCCGGCCGAGGCCAAATGGGTCGATGAAGACTTCGTTCGTGACGGCACCGATCTGGCTATCGCCGAGCAGATCAAAGGCGGCATCACCTGCTTCTCGGACATGTATTTCTTCCCGAAGGTTGCCAGCGAGCGCGTGCACAACAGCGGCATTCGCGCACAGATCGCCATTCCGATCCTCGATTTCCCGATTCCCGGCGCCAGCAGTGCCGATGAAGCCATTCGTCAGGGCGTCGAGCTGTTCGGCGACCTCAAGCATCACGAACGGATCAAGATCACCTTCGGCCCTCATGCACCCTACACCGTCGGCGACGAGAATCTCGAGAAAATCCGCGTGATCGCCGAGGAGCTCGACGCCTCGATTCACATGCACGTCCATGAAACTGCCTTTGAAGTCCAGCAAGCCGTCGAGCAGCGTGGCGAGCGGCCGCTGGCCCGCCTCGGCCGCCTCGGCCTGCTCGGCCCGCGCTTCCAGGCCGTGCACATGACCCAGATCAGCGATGACGACCTGGCGTTGCTGGTAGAAAGCAATACCAGCGTGATCCATTGCCCGGAATCGAACCTCAAACTGGCCAGCGGTTTCTGCCCCGTGGAGCGTTTGTGGCAGGCTGGCGTGAACGTTGCCGTCGGCACTGATGGCGCAGCGAGCAACAACGATCTCGATCTGCTGGGTGAAACCCGCACTGCCGCGCTGCTGGCCAAAGCCGTCGCCGGCTCCGCCACCGCACTCGACGCCCACCGCGCCCTGCGCATGGCCACGCTCAACGGTGCGCGAGCGCTGGGCATCGAATCGCAGGTAGGCTCGCTGGAAATCGGCAAAGCCGCCGACATCGTCGCCTTCGACCTGTCCGGCCTGGCACAACAACCGGTCTATGACCCGGTTTCGCAGCTTATATATGCCACCGGTCGCGATTGCGTGAAACACCTGTGGGTCGCCGGCAAACAATTGCTCGACGACCGGCGCCTGACGCGCATGGACGAACAACAGCTGGGCGCCACCGCCCGCACTTGGGGCCAGCGCATCAGCGGCCACACCGAATCGTAA
- the mtnA gene encoding S-methyl-5-thioribose-1-phosphate isomerase → MRDRLLAAEKVKAIDWRDGALHLLDQRILPFEETWIAYTSAAGVAEAIRSMVVRGAPAIGISAAYGIVLAARARLAEGGDWYAALEEDFALLADSRPTAVNLFWALGRMHDRLDRLKDHADPLAALEAEAIAIHESDREANLTMAQLGVDLIRKHQGNAQAILTHCNTGALATGGFGTALGVIRAAFLEGMVERVYADETRPWLQGSRLTAWELANEGIPVTLNADSAAAHIMKTKGVTWVIVGADRITANGDVANKIGTYQLAVNAMHHGVRFMVVAPSSTIDMNLASGDDIPIEERDGAELLEVGGKRVGADVEAFNPVFDVTPADLIDAIVTEKGIVERPDTAKMAQLMCRKRLH, encoded by the coding sequence ATGCGCGATCGACTGTTGGCTGCGGAGAAAGTGAAGGCCATCGATTGGCGAGATGGCGCGCTCCACCTGCTGGATCAGCGTATTTTGCCGTTCGAGGAAACCTGGATTGCCTACACCAGCGCCGCTGGCGTGGCTGAAGCGATTCGCTCGATGGTGGTGCGCGGCGCGCCGGCCATCGGCATCAGTGCGGCGTATGGCATTGTGCTTGCGGCCCGTGCGCGATTGGCTGAGGGCGGTGACTGGTACGCGGCGCTGGAAGAGGATTTCGCGCTGCTGGCCGATTCTCGTCCGACCGCGGTCAACCTGTTCTGGGCGCTGGGTCGCATGCACGATCGGCTCGATCGTCTGAAAGACCATGCCGATCCGCTGGCCGCGCTGGAAGCGGAAGCCATCGCCATTCATGAAAGCGACCGTGAGGCCAACCTGACCATGGCGCAATTGGGCGTCGACCTGATCCGCAAGCATCAAGGCAATGCGCAGGCGATCTTGACCCACTGTAATACCGGCGCACTCGCCACGGGTGGTTTCGGTACGGCGCTGGGCGTGATTCGCGCGGCGTTCCTTGAAGGCATGGTCGAGCGCGTTTATGCCGACGAAACCCGTCCATGGCTGCAAGGCTCGCGGCTGACTGCGTGGGAACTGGCCAACGAAGGCATTCCCGTGACGCTCAATGCCGACTCCGCGGCCGCGCACATCATGAAGACCAAAGGCGTGACCTGGGTGATCGTCGGCGCTGACCGGATCACGGCCAACGGTGACGTGGCGAACAAGATCGGCACCTATCAACTGGCCGTCAACGCGATGCACCACGGCGTGCGCTTCATGGTGGTGGCGCCGAGTTCGACCATCGACATGAATCTGGCCAGCGGCGATGACATCCCGATTGAAGAGCGTGACGGTGCCGAGTTGCTGGAAGTTGGCGGCAAACGCGTCGGTGCGGATGTTGAGGCATTCAACCCGGTGTTTGACGTGACGCCGGCGGACCTGATCGATGCCATCGTCACCGAAAAGGGCATCGTCGAGCGCCCGGACACCGCGAAAATGGCCCAGTTGATGTGCCGCAAACGCCTGCATTGA